One Herbaspirillum rubrisubalbicans genomic window carries:
- a CDS encoding PilN family type IVB pilus formation outer membrane protein: protein MMSKYWALAPLVVIMGGCTAINKMEAEIDGATDKTGSLVKEVGRTAPGAVMPSAPLVTHDTGIWLGKNVVKLGQPALPPIFYEPTTFDRTLFSLSELAERITLRTGIPSRVTADTQEVAGMAFRNRPGLTGFNATQPLPPGLPGENTPAATPGTPAASTARLPLPAAPTPQLLSLPGDASTGVRISYANGSLKGLLDTAAARFGVSWKYVDGTIQFFHTESRNFQINAIPGDSTFTATVTSGATSTGGVSGGGSSGGGSSSSGSAVSANNSQNTGVASKLSVYSGIENAIKVMLSPYGKVLASPATGAITVVDTPDSLDKIAAYIDGENKALSRQIAINVTVLSVSLSHSDEYGINWGAVYNSLNRNFGISNSFTPASPGSGNFTAGIVGSSKFSGTTAVIDALSEQGKVRRQTTASVVTLNNQPVPVQVARQTSYLQSSQTSIVAQVGTTTTLIPGVVTAGFNMSILPHVLTNGTVMLQFSTDISTLRGIRQIESNGSRIESPELDTRNFLQRVAMKSNETLIISGFEQTDDNLDYKGVGTPRNFLLGGGVNGQNNKEIIVVLITPVAMAAI from the coding sequence ATGATGTCGAAATACTGGGCGCTGGCGCCGCTGGTGGTGATCATGGGCGGATGCACCGCCATCAACAAGATGGAAGCCGAGATCGACGGCGCGACCGACAAGACTGGTAGCCTCGTCAAGGAAGTGGGGCGCACGGCCCCGGGGGCGGTGATGCCCTCGGCGCCGCTGGTGACCCACGACACGGGGATCTGGTTGGGCAAGAATGTGGTCAAGCTGGGGCAGCCGGCATTACCGCCCATCTTTTACGAACCCACCACGTTCGACCGCACCCTCTTTTCGCTGAGCGAACTGGCCGAGCGCATCACCTTGCGTACCGGTATCCCCAGCAGGGTTACCGCCGACACTCAGGAAGTGGCCGGCATGGCGTTTCGTAATCGCCCGGGGCTGACAGGGTTCAATGCCACCCAGCCGCTGCCCCCTGGATTGCCTGGCGAGAATACACCGGCTGCCACACCTGGTACGCCTGCCGCTAGTACCGCTCGCCTACCGTTACCGGCCGCGCCGACGCCGCAACTGCTGTCCCTGCCGGGGGATGCCTCTACGGGCGTACGGATCTCCTATGCCAATGGTTCGCTCAAGGGCTTGCTCGATACCGCAGCTGCGCGTTTCGGCGTCTCCTGGAAATACGTTGACGGGACGATTCAGTTCTTCCACACCGAATCGCGTAACTTCCAGATCAATGCCATTCCGGGCGACTCCACTTTCACGGCCACCGTGACCAGTGGCGCAACATCCACCGGTGGTGTCTCCGGTGGAGGCAGCAGCGGCGGTGGCAGCAGTTCCAGTGGCAGCGCGGTGTCGGCCAACAATTCCCAGAACACCGGGGTCGCCTCGAAGCTGTCGGTCTACAGCGGCATCGAGAATGCCATCAAGGTCATGCTCTCACCCTATGGCAAGGTACTCGCATCGCCTGCCACAGGCGCTATCACCGTGGTTGATACTCCGGATTCTCTCGACAAGATCGCCGCCTACATTGATGGCGAGAACAAGGCCCTGTCACGGCAGATTGCCATCAATGTCACGGTGCTCTCGGTAAGTCTGTCGCATTCCGACGAATACGGTATCAACTGGGGGGCGGTCTACAACAGCCTGAATCGTAACTTCGGCATCAGCAACAGCTTCACGCCAGCCTCGCCTGGTTCAGGCAATTTCACGGCGGGTATCGTCGGTTCGTCGAAGTTCTCCGGGACCACGGCGGTGATCGATGCCTTGTCTGAACAAGGCAAGGTGCGCCGCCAGACCACCGCTTCGGTGGTGACCCTGAACAATCAGCCAGTACCGGTGCAGGTGGCGCGCCAGACCAGTTACCTGCAATCCTCGCAGACTTCGATCGTGGCCCAGGTCGGTACCACGACCACCCTGATTCCAGGGGTGGTGACGGCAGGCTTCAATATGAGCATCCTGCCGCACGTGCTGACCAACGGCACGGTGATGCTGCAGTTCTCTACCGACATCTCCACCCTGCGCGGCATCAGGCAGATCGAAAGCAATGGCAGCCGTATTGAATCCCCAGAACTCGATACCCGCAATTTCCTGCAGCGCGTGGCAATGAAGTCCAACGAGACACTCATCATCAGCGGCTTTGAACAGACCGATGACAACCTCGATTACAAAGGGGTAGGGACGCCCCGGAATTTCCTGCTCGGTGGTGGCGTCAATGGCCAGAATAACAAGGAGATCATCGTCGTGCTCATTACGCCGGTGGCCATGGCTGCGATCTGA
- a CDS encoding toxin co-regulated pilus biosynthesis Q family protein produces MNRVLSIFSFTLGCTLSVGGMQAAHAQATTEHLFPVTSRFDLLAGEDSLADDCDTGVTGVANGDNGVIMLAKLDGQKTRAGGAASATGGKGKNAAVMVPDVEQLPAALPQSPTAPDAQQTWEIIVSDKTLNTALARWASKAGWQLVWELPVDYAVETRTTVHGSFEEAVGTVARSMESAEIPMKAMFYQGNKVLRIVAKGAE; encoded by the coding sequence ATGAACAGGGTACTAAGTATTTTTTCCTTTACGCTGGGTTGCACCCTGTCGGTCGGTGGTATGCAGGCAGCCCATGCCCAGGCTACCACCGAGCATCTGTTCCCGGTGACGAGCCGGTTCGACTTGCTGGCCGGTGAGGACAGTCTTGCCGATGATTGCGATACCGGGGTGACGGGCGTGGCCAATGGCGACAATGGCGTGATCATGCTGGCCAAGCTGGATGGACAGAAGACGCGTGCAGGCGGCGCGGCATCGGCGACGGGCGGGAAGGGCAAAAATGCCGCGGTGATGGTACCGGATGTCGAACAACTGCCGGCAGCACTGCCACAGAGCCCCACGGCGCCAGACGCGCAGCAGACCTGGGAGATCATCGTCTCTGACAAGACCCTCAATACCGCACTGGCACGCTGGGCTAGCAAGGCTGGCTGGCAACTGGTCTGGGAGCTGCCGGTGGACTATGCGGTCGAGACCCGGACCACAGTCCACGGCAGTTTCGAGGAAGCCGTCGGTACCGTTGCACGCAGCATGGAAAGTGCCGAGATACCCATGAAAGCCATGTTTTATCAGGGTAACAAGGTCTTGCGTATCGTGGCCAAGGGGGCTGAATGA
- the sctC gene encoding type III secretion system outer membrane ring subunit SctC: MNIRELIKSWGMGVLLAALLLWGTTLHAAVPAAWKDSGFSINANGMTLNGVLEDFSRTYGVRLSMSGEGERLVKGRLKADNGIEFLNRLGATYKFRWFVYNNTLYVASASDNTSERLEVGEDAVQDAKAALVGLGLYDERFGWGELPDEGVVIISGPRSYVDLARNVLLPASEKKAARKGRQIMIFRLKYATAMDRVITSRGKTETIPGIKTILSNLLFGPSSGEKLTGAAPRFDAASNKRSRLPKNERGPIGENTGEGLAPLFSAPMGNGTNLMMPGGGMDGGRGGGSFTADSGRGNEEEGRPRIEADPSLNAIMIYDNINKRDMYASLIAELDVQPQQIEIEALIVDIDRSKLSDMGVEWGVRAGAVNSTINATTAASQGLNLPLPGATLLISNAARFYARLKAMESNGDAHVLATPTVLTLDNVAAVLDLSRSAYVSLVGERVADLADITAGTKLRVIPRIIHDGGQTRVRLEVDIEDGSLDSNDNGNSGNSNNNTVSTSVTRSTISTQAIIDSQQTLMIGGYRAEALSKNKQKVPVLGDLPVLGGLFRSESQSTSTKERLFLITPRITGTDGLDVATSRALKEKSPDQPPGSGAPAAVPATPATPAAPMPPLPPGIPGTTTGPVLPVGPPAHATGATDTTVAAATPTTTAGTDSSASPPGVVPTAAAVGPMSPIGNGLRIPTRVRTQCKRPAGVGMM; encoded by the coding sequence ATGAATATCCGCGAGTTGATCAAATCGTGGGGTATGGGCGTGTTGCTGGCCGCGCTGCTGCTGTGGGGGACGACGCTGCATGCAGCAGTGCCGGCAGCATGGAAGGACAGCGGATTCTCCATCAATGCCAATGGCATGACGCTCAATGGCGTGCTGGAGGATTTTTCCCGTACCTATGGGGTACGGCTGTCGATGAGCGGTGAGGGCGAGCGCCTGGTGAAAGGGCGGCTCAAAGCCGACAACGGCATTGAGTTTCTCAACCGGCTCGGTGCGACCTACAAGTTTCGCTGGTTCGTCTACAACAACACCCTTTACGTGGCATCGGCTAGTGACAACACCTCCGAGCGACTAGAGGTGGGCGAGGATGCGGTGCAGGATGCCAAGGCGGCCCTAGTCGGGCTGGGTCTGTATGACGAGCGTTTCGGTTGGGGTGAGTTGCCTGATGAGGGCGTGGTCATCATCAGTGGCCCGCGCAGCTACGTCGATCTGGCGCGCAATGTGCTGTTACCGGCCAGCGAGAAGAAAGCCGCTCGCAAGGGTCGGCAGATCATGATATTCCGCCTCAAGTATGCCACTGCGATGGACCGTGTCATCACCTCGCGCGGCAAGACCGAAACCATCCCCGGCATCAAGACCATTCTCAGCAACCTGCTGTTCGGGCCCAGCAGCGGCGAGAAGCTCACCGGTGCTGCGCCGCGCTTCGATGCCGCCAGCAACAAGCGGTCGCGCCTACCCAAGAACGAGCGAGGTCCGATAGGGGAGAACACGGGAGAAGGCCTGGCACCGCTGTTTTCAGCGCCCATGGGCAATGGCACCAACCTGATGATGCCGGGAGGCGGCATGGACGGCGGGCGCGGCGGAGGCTCTTTCACGGCAGATTCGGGGCGCGGTAACGAAGAGGAGGGGCGTCCGCGCATCGAAGCCGATCCCAGCCTTAACGCCATCATGATCTACGACAACATCAACAAGCGCGACATGTATGCCTCGCTAATCGCCGAGCTGGATGTCCAGCCGCAGCAAATCGAGATCGAGGCCCTCATCGTCGATATCGATCGCAGCAAGCTCTCTGACATGGGAGTCGAATGGGGTGTGCGCGCCGGAGCGGTCAACAGCACCATCAATGCCACCACTGCTGCCTCGCAAGGCCTGAACCTGCCGCTGCCGGGGGCTACACTGCTCATCAGCAACGCCGCGCGTTTCTATGCCCGGCTCAAGGCCATGGAATCCAACGGCGATGCTCATGTACTGGCCACACCGACCGTATTGACCCTGGACAATGTAGCCGCTGTGCTAGACCTGAGCCGCAGCGCCTATGTCTCGCTGGTGGGCGAGCGCGTGGCGGACTTGGCCGACATCACTGCCGGAACCAAGCTGCGCGTGATTCCGCGCATCATCCATGACGGTGGTCAGACCCGCGTGAGGCTAGAGGTGGACATCGAGGATGGATCGTTGGACAGCAATGACAACGGCAACTCCGGCAATTCCAACAACAATACGGTATCCACCAGTGTCACCCGTTCGACCATCAGTACCCAGGCTATCATCGATTCGCAGCAGACTCTGATGATTGGTGGTTATCGGGCCGAGGCCTTGAGCAAGAACAAGCAGAAGGTGCCCGTGCTGGGCGACCTGCCGGTCTTGGGCGGTCTGTTCCGTAGCGAATCACAATCCACCAGCACCAAGGAGCGTCTGTTCCTCATTACGCCACGCATCACCGGTACCGATGGTCTGGATGTCGCCACGTCCAGGGCGCTGAAGGAGAAGTCCCCCGATCAACCGCCTGGATCAGGTGCGCCTGCAGCGGTGCCTGCCACGCCTGCTACACCTGCTGCACCGATGCCGCCGCTTCCTCCGGGGATCCCTGGCACCACTACCGGACCTGTGCTGCCGGTGGGGCCGCCTGCACATGCGACCGGCGCGACCGACACAACAGTGGCCGCTGCGACACCCACCACGACGGCTGGTACAGATAGCTCTGCCTCCCCTCCAGGCGTAGTGCCTACTGCGGCAGCAGTAGGTCCAATGAGTCCCATTGGCAATGGCCTGCGCATTCCCACGCGGGTGCGGACCCAGTGCAAGCGACCTGCCGGTGTCGGGATGATGTAG
- a CDS encoding HrpE/YscL family type III secretion apparatus protein — MSDFAVQRVTLPDHLRPANGVLRLTGLTVTSDAEQLAAQMLAQAREEAAQVRKQAEEEAGHVVMRQQQEVAQQGAVLLEGLRQAQDDMLERIEEVVVDLAQEVMERLLLELTPRERITAMLRRIRQEAPPKLHEAVLWVHPDDQPLLPASSWEMQTDSALAPGSCRLEAASGEWRSDFALAVQALRDGLAGASARLKEQAPS, encoded by the coding sequence ATGAGCGACTTTGCCGTGCAGCGAGTGACCCTGCCCGACCATCTGCGTCCAGCCAATGGTGTGTTGCGCTTGACTGGGCTGACTGTGACCAGCGATGCGGAACAACTGGCTGCACAGATGCTGGCCCAGGCCCGCGAAGAAGCTGCGCAAGTACGTAAGCAGGCCGAAGAGGAGGCCGGGCACGTCGTCATGCGACAGCAGCAGGAGGTCGCGCAGCAGGGCGCTGTATTGCTGGAAGGGCTGCGGCAAGCGCAGGACGACATGCTTGAGCGCATCGAGGAAGTGGTGGTGGACCTCGCGCAGGAAGTTATGGAACGCCTGCTGTTGGAGCTCACGCCACGCGAACGCATTACTGCCATGCTCCGTAGGATACGCCAGGAGGCGCCGCCCAAGCTGCATGAGGCGGTGCTGTGGGTACACCCCGACGATCAGCCTCTGCTGCCGGCCTCATCCTGGGAAATGCAGACCGATTCCGCGCTAGCTCCTGGCAGCTGCCGGCTGGAAGCCGCCAGCGGAGAGTGGCGCAGCGATTTTGCGCTGGCGGTGCAGGCCTTGCGTGATGGCTTGGCGGGGGCAAGCGCTCGCCTCAAAGAGCAGGCGCCGTCCTGA
- the sctJ gene encoding type III secretion system inner membrane ring lipoprotein SctJ, translating into MSLRPLENLLIVRPRSRCSTRLLAHLSRVGAILVLLLLLSACSRSVNLQAGLSDGDANEIVLVLNRKGISVEKQKNKEGVTLIVKEDDLSRATETMNEAGLPRRSLSNLGEVFKKQGMISTPMEERIRYIHGLSEELESTLQQFDHVISARVHVVLPERIAPGEPIQPSSAAVFVKYRPPMDEDMVMPRIRKLVASSIPGLSGEEGRAKVTVVMMPGEVPTAGIEWTTLGPFVVAVSSVRALGFTLLGLGLLILLAGGWLLVLNVQRNPKLMLMIARLSMRKAKAGDPSESAPAAATAAPAANKPAQAKS; encoded by the coding sequence ATGAGCTTGCGACCACTGGAAAATCTATTGATCGTACGCCCGCGCTCACGGTGCTCCACCCGGCTGCTGGCGCACCTTTCGCGCGTGGGGGCGATTCTGGTGCTGCTGCTCCTGCTGTCAGCCTGCTCGCGTTCGGTCAACCTGCAGGCGGGCCTATCCGATGGCGATGCCAATGAAATCGTCCTGGTGCTCAACCGCAAGGGCATCAGCGTCGAAAAGCAGAAGAACAAAGAGGGGGTCACGCTGATCGTCAAGGAGGATGACCTTTCGCGCGCGACCGAGACGATGAACGAAGCGGGTCTGCCGCGCCGCAGCCTGTCCAACCTGGGAGAGGTGTTCAAGAAACAAGGGATGATTTCCACACCCATGGAAGAGCGCATCCGCTATATCCACGGGCTGTCTGAGGAACTGGAATCGACACTCCAGCAGTTCGATCATGTTATTTCTGCCCGCGTGCATGTGGTACTTCCGGAGCGCATTGCGCCGGGTGAACCGATTCAGCCGTCATCTGCCGCAGTGTTCGTCAAATACCGACCACCGATGGACGAGGACATGGTCATGCCGCGCATCCGCAAGCTCGTGGCCTCCAGTATTCCCGGCCTGAGCGGCGAGGAGGGGCGGGCCAAGGTAACGGTGGTGATGATGCCGGGTGAAGTTCCCACGGCGGGAATCGAATGGACTACGCTGGGGCCCTTCGTGGTGGCCGTGTCATCGGTGAGAGCGCTCGGCTTTACCTTGCTGGGGCTGGGCTTGCTGATCCTGCTGGCAGGTGGCTGGCTACTGGTTCTGAATGTCCAGCGCAACCCCAAGCTCATGTTGATGATCGCCCGTCTGTCGATGCGTAAGGCCAAAGCCGGCGATCCGAGTGAATCTGCGCCCGCTGCCGCGACCGCAGCCCCAGCGGCGAATAAGCCAGCCCAGGCCAAATCGTGA
- a CDS encoding EscI/YscI/HrpB family type III secretion system inner rod protein, whose amino-acid sequence MSVMTEAASASYSFEVLGKNNNVTLDLQPANAADSGEFRAALERHLKNDPVHLKTDNASLGSVIVGRTTHLAAEIKQDQQYVSKLLEQATRTGDSMQLMKAMMALNYFQLRVQTVSKVVSKAVTSVDSLTKLQ is encoded by the coding sequence ATGAGTGTGATGACAGAAGCGGCCAGCGCCAGCTATTCCTTTGAGGTGTTGGGAAAGAACAATAACGTGACGCTGGATCTGCAGCCCGCCAATGCGGCCGACAGCGGCGAATTCCGGGCTGCGCTGGAACGCCACCTGAAAAACGATCCGGTCCACTTAAAGACCGATAACGCCTCGCTGGGCTCGGTCATCGTCGGTCGCACCACGCATCTGGCGGCAGAGATCAAGCAAGATCAGCAGTATGTTTCCAAGTTGCTGGAACAAGCCACCCGCACTGGAGACTCCATGCAACTGATGAAGGCAATGATGGCACTCAACTATTTCCAGCTACGGGTGCAGACCGTCTCGAAGGTGGTATCCAAGGCAGTCACCTCGGTTGATTCCCTCACCAAGTTGCAATAA
- the sctU gene encoding type III secretion system export apparatus subunit SctU — protein sequence MSEEKNEEPTHKKIEDARKKGQIAVSRDLARLAMLVVVAELAMATESLWRGAISNLMEAGIHGVGQDFIPVAMTILSSAGIFVAIVIAICFVVCIVIGVAAHWGQFGMLVATEALTPKFDKLNPVNGLKQIISKKKLVELMTTVGKALLIGWIVYVLVRGNLANIVSLSSGDPKDSYYGFLTILRAIFHVIIVVCLCIGLVDFAIQKYFHKKELMMDKEEVKREHKESEGDPLIKGQRKRLARQWANEAPVAKTANANAVVVNPTHFAVALYYDATQEMVPQLLAKGKNETARAMIRRARECGIPVIRHVWLARHLYANCDEDALIPRESYEAVAHVYAVVHELVASEQTDRHVELESQGIRPGSS from the coding sequence ATGAGCGAAGAAAAGAACGAAGAACCCACCCACAAGAAGATCGAGGATGCCAGAAAGAAGGGCCAGATCGCCGTCAGTCGCGACCTGGCGCGTCTGGCGATGCTGGTGGTGGTAGCCGAACTGGCCATGGCGACCGAATCGCTCTGGCGCGGTGCGATTTCCAATCTGATGGAGGCCGGTATCCATGGCGTGGGACAGGACTTCATACCAGTGGCCATGACCATCCTCAGTTCGGCCGGGATCTTCGTGGCTATCGTCATCGCCATTTGCTTCGTGGTCTGCATCGTCATCGGCGTAGCCGCACACTGGGGCCAGTTCGGAATGCTGGTGGCGACCGAGGCGCTTACGCCCAAGTTCGACAAGCTCAATCCGGTCAACGGTCTCAAGCAGATCATCTCCAAGAAGAAGCTGGTGGAGCTGATGACCACCGTGGGCAAGGCCTTGTTGATCGGCTGGATCGTCTATGTGCTGGTGCGCGGCAACTTGGCCAATATTGTTTCCCTCTCCAGCGGTGATCCAAAGGACAGCTATTACGGTTTTCTGACCATTCTGCGCGCGATCTTCCACGTCATCATCGTGGTCTGCCTGTGCATCGGCCTGGTGGACTTTGCTATCCAGAAATACTTCCACAAGAAGGAACTGATGATGGACAAGGAAGAGGTCAAGCGCGAGCACAAGGAGTCCGAGGGCGATCCGCTCATCAAGGGACAGCGCAAGCGCCTGGCGCGTCAATGGGCCAACGAGGCACCGGTGGCCAAGACCGCCAACGCCAATGCGGTCGTGGTCAACCCGACGCACTTCGCCGTGGCCCTATACTACGATGCCACCCAGGAGATGGTTCCGCAGCTGCTGGCCAAAGGCAAGAATGAGACTGCACGAGCAATGATCCGGCGCGCGCGCGAGTGCGGCATCCCGGTCATCCGCCATGTCTGGTTGGCACGCCATCTATACGCTAATTGCGACGAGGATGCGCTGATTCCGCGAGAAAGCTATGAAGCCGTCGCCCATGTCTATGCCGTGGTGCATGAACTGGTCGCCAGTGAACAGACGGATCGCCACGTCGAGCTGGAGAGCCAAGGCATCCGGCCGGGTTCATCCTGA
- the sctT gene encoding type III secretion system export apparatus subunit SctT has protein sequence MQSSTLIDLHSLMVTIAIVTPRVLVCLVILPGFGLNVLTGMVKNATAMAIALPAAVPTFLFVQDRVPDFLLSAMLAFKEAMIGLLFGVLMALPLWVTQSIGSIFDMQRSPIQIQANNASVDRDASAIGAMLLQAVVLVMVQAGLFSALARILLESYALWPAYTLLPPFEPGHFEVLVKRFGEFLWYVVVYGAPVIIPLMLIEFAFAIIGVFASNLQVSFASAPIKSLVGLLILLMYWATFSHHVTGDFAHLLDLLASLTDAGKR, from the coding sequence ATGCAATCCTCTACGCTGATCGACCTGCATTCGCTGATGGTGACCATCGCCATCGTCACGCCGCGCGTGCTGGTGTGCCTGGTGATCCTGCCAGGTTTTGGCCTCAACGTGCTGACCGGGATGGTCAAGAATGCGACCGCCATGGCCATCGCGCTGCCGGCCGCAGTACCCACCTTCCTGTTCGTCCAGGACCGAGTTCCCGACTTCCTGCTCTCGGCCATGTTGGCCTTCAAGGAAGCGATGATCGGTCTGCTCTTCGGCGTCTTGATGGCCTTGCCGCTGTGGGTCACGCAATCCATCGGCTCGATCTTCGATATGCAGCGCTCACCCATCCAGATCCAGGCCAACAACGCCAGTGTCGATCGTGATGCCAGTGCCATCGGTGCCATGTTGCTGCAGGCGGTGGTGCTTGTGATGGTGCAGGCAGGGCTGTTTTCGGCGCTGGCGCGCATCCTGCTGGAAAGTTATGCACTTTGGCCCGCCTACACTTTGCTACCGCCTTTCGAACCAGGGCATTTCGAAGTGCTGGTCAAGCGTTTCGGCGAATTCCTGTGGTACGTCGTAGTCTATGGCGCGCCCGTCATCATTCCCCTGATGCTGATCGAATTCGCCTTTGCCATCATTGGTGTATTCGCCTCCAACCTACAGGTCTCCTTCGCCTCGGCACCCATCAAGAGCTTGGTCGGACTGCTGATTCTGCTGATGTACTGGGCCACTTTTTCGCATCACGTGACCGGCGATTTTGCCCATTTGCTGGACCTGCTGGCCAGCCTGACGGATGCGGGGAAGCGATGA
- the sctS gene encoding type III secretion system export apparatus subunit SctS codes for MADTLNFFQQGLWMAVMMSAPPLVIATLCGVVVSLIQAVTQIQDQTLPYVVKLMAVAVTLATMGRWIGVELLRLADMAMTMVPDIGR; via the coding sequence ATGGCTGATACGCTCAATTTTTTCCAGCAAGGCCTGTGGATGGCGGTGATGATGTCGGCGCCACCGCTGGTCATTGCCACCCTGTGCGGGGTGGTAGTCTCTCTGATCCAGGCTGTCACCCAGATCCAGGACCAGACGTTGCCCTATGTGGTCAAGCTGATGGCTGTAGCCGTCACGCTGGCGACCATGGGGCGCTGGATCGGTGTGGAATTGCTGCGGCTGGCGGACATGGCCATGACCATGGTCCCCGACATCGGCCGCTGA
- the sctR gene encoding type III secretion system export apparatus subunit SctR → MLNNQFDVVSFSILLALLALIPLLVVTTTSFLKISLVLLVLRNAIGVQQVPPTLAIYGISLALSVFIMAPTVQEIGVHALQMDSSQVSSRTTPLLVKAQESFEPLRKFMMKVSRPEQRELFLASARKLWPKDVAKEARPSDALVLIPAFVVSELQAGYEIGFLIYIPFVIIDLLISNLLMALGMQQVSPQTITIPLKLLLFTLVAGWGKLLNALALSYV, encoded by the coding sequence ATGCTGAACAATCAGTTCGATGTCGTCTCGTTTTCAATCCTGCTGGCCCTGCTGGCACTGATCCCGCTGCTGGTGGTGACGACGACTTCGTTCCTGAAGATATCGCTGGTGCTGCTGGTGCTGCGCAACGCTATCGGTGTGCAGCAGGTTCCGCCGACACTGGCCATCTATGGGATTTCGCTGGCGCTCAGTGTGTTCATCATGGCGCCAACGGTACAGGAAATCGGAGTTCACGCATTGCAGATGGATAGTTCGCAGGTCAGTTCGCGGACCACGCCGCTACTGGTCAAGGCTCAGGAATCCTTCGAGCCTTTGCGCAAATTCATGATGAAGGTAAGCCGGCCGGAGCAGCGCGAGCTATTCCTGGCATCGGCCAGGAAACTCTGGCCCAAGGACGTTGCCAAGGAGGCGCGACCCAGTGATGCGTTGGTCCTGATACCCGCTTTCGTGGTGTCGGAATTGCAGGCCGGCTACGAGATCGGCTTCCTGATCTACATCCCGTTTGTGATCATCGACTTATTGATCTCGAATCTGTTGATGGCGCTGGGCATGCAGCAGGTAAGTCCGCAGACCATCACCATCCCCCTCAAGCTGCTGCTCTTCACGCTGGTGGCCGGATGGGGCAAGTTGCTCAATGCGCTCGCGCTGTCCTATGTCTGA
- the sctQ gene encoding type III secretion system cytoplasmic ring protein SctQ codes for MTDIVAGDLTEQDLGSSPLSANPLLHRAPKVSASLAALTRKVGRGLRMVLPPQQAELTLRLAPASPGTQAANAALLLSGAAGSVRLDDGARWLRVLTGIDLTAALADASGQDCPDWLTAAVAAKLQGTPLCRTSQIRRAPITSEPQTCALEFSLHQDGHLMLGSFHATPQTWLRLLEECEVTALRAPEDDFLEIPWCQPVVLGWHRLGESACASLAAGDIILPSRPAFERSGMGRLNLAGRNWRVRYIAPGQLQLISSESGLDMESVEDLDLGAAPDSPAGGRGQHDDASAPLEELSLTLVFELGRIALPLGTLRSLAPQSILALQSGHPGNIGIFCAGRRVGQGEVVDVEGALGIRIVHWGGTC; via the coding sequence ATGACCGATATCGTTGCCGGCGATCTGACGGAGCAGGACCTCGGGTCCTCACCGTTGAGCGCGAATCCTCTCCTGCACCGTGCGCCCAAGGTATCTGCCAGCCTGGCGGCATTGACGCGCAAGGTCGGACGTGGGCTGCGCATGGTGCTGCCGCCCCAGCAGGCCGAGCTAACACTGCGCCTGGCTCCGGCGAGCCCGGGAACGCAAGCAGCAAACGCCGCGCTTCTGCTGTCGGGCGCAGCCGGTTCCGTAAGGCTCGACGATGGCGCACGCTGGCTGCGCGTGTTGACCGGCATCGATCTGACGGCCGCGCTGGCCGATGCGTCGGGCCAGGACTGCCCGGACTGGCTTACCGCTGCCGTGGCAGCCAAGCTGCAGGGTACCCCGCTGTGCCGAACATCACAGATCAGGCGTGCACCGATCACCAGCGAGCCGCAGACTTGCGCTCTGGAGTTCAGCCTGCATCAAGACGGTCATTTGATGCTGGGCAGCTTTCACGCGACTCCACAGACCTGGCTGCGCTTGCTGGAGGAGTGTGAGGTCACCGCGCTGCGAGCGCCAGAAGACGACTTTCTTGAGATCCCCTGGTGTCAACCGGTCGTGCTCGGATGGCATCGACTGGGCGAGTCGGCCTGCGCCTCACTGGCGGCGGGGGACATCATCTTGCCCTCCCGTCCGGCCTTCGAGCGCAGTGGTATGGGCAGGCTCAATCTGGCCGGGCGCAACTGGCGTGTGCGCTATATAGCACCCGGGCAACTGCAACTCATCTCATCGGAGTCAGGCTTGGATATGGAATCAGTAGAGGATCTCGACCTCGGCGCAGCGCCGGATTCGCCAGCAGGGGGACGCGGCCAGCACGACGATGCGTCAGCTCCGCTGGAAGAGTTGTCGCTGACCTTGGTCTTTGAACTTGGACGCATTGCCTTGCCACTGGGAACGCTGCGCAGTCTGGCGCCGCAATCGATTCTTGCACTGCAGTCGGGCCATCCTGGCAACATCGGTATCTTTTGCGCGGGACGACGGGTTGGACAAGGTGAGGTGGTAGATGTCGAGGGCGCTCTAGGCATCCGTATCGTCCACTGGGGGGGGACATGCTGA